Genomic DNA from Thalassoroseus pseudoceratinae:
GGTTGGAACGACTCACTATACCAGCTCATAACCTCAGTGAGTGCAAACTCACACGTGGGAACACCACCCACAAAACGCAATAGTCCACTCAGATTCTCACACGCAACTATCAACCTTGTTTATAAACAAACAGCCCTGGTCAGAAATGATCAGGGCTGTTTTCGTATGCGCATGCCGATACTGGCATCTGTCGACTGTCTGCTTGCGTTCAGATCGAATCATCTGTATAACGTCTTGTGACAGCTACGCATGTTACGCAAATTGTCAAGGAGACGGGCATGAGAATTTGGAAATTCGCGGCGACTCTCTGTACGTGTTTGACACCATTGATTGGCCTTCAGGCGGCAGATCACTTGGATTCGCCATCGGTCGCGGTCGATGGTCGGATGGACTTGAACGATCTCTATGCGTTTCAATCCCCTGAGAACCCTGACAACACGGTCATCATCGCAACCGTCAATCCCCGGGCTGGTGTCCTGGCAAATAGCCCAGGTTCTTTCAACTCTCGCGGGATTTACACGATTCACATCGACAACAATGGTGACGCCGTTTCCAACGTGAGTTTCAGCTTCTATTTCAGCCGAGCGCGTGGTAACCGACCGCAGCGTGTCATTGTATTACGCGAGAACAATCGTGTCGCAGCCAGCGGTTCCACTGGACGAACAATCAACGTGCGTGGTGGTGGGAAGTTGATCGCTGACCTCTACGAGGATCCATTCTTCTTCGATTCAGATGTTTTAGGTTCGGGGGCCGATCAGGTCGACAACTTTGCCGGTTTCAACGTGACAGCAATAGTATTGGAGATTCCCAGTAGCACCTTCGGCGGACAAAATGTTGGAATTTGGGCCACGACGCGAGATCGTGGCGGCCAATTCGATCGAGTGGGGCGACCGGCGATTAACACGGTCCTGATTCCCGGTCCGCGGAAAGATGAGTTCAACCAGAGCGATCCTGCCGACGATCTCGCAGACTTCGGAGCTGACGTCGAAGCCAGCATCACCGGGCTCAGCAATGCTACCAATGCAATGAATCTGACCCCGATTCTGCTTCCGGATATTCTTACGTTCGACACCTCATCTGCGGGCGGCTTTCTGAACGGTCGTCGATTGGAGGATGATGTGATCGACGCGGAACTCAACCTTCTCACTGCAGGCGGGCTCACCGGAGACGGTATCGACGAGAACGATGCTCAGTTCTTGGACACCTTCCCCTATTTGGCCGCACCGAACTAGAGCCGATGACTACTGATTGCAATGGCCCCCGTCGTGGACGCAGAAGAATGCACTGCGGTCTAGGCACGCCCTGACTCTCAGATCGAATGAAGGTCTCTCGGGGGATACACCTGAGAGACCGTTTTTTTTGAACAATGCGGATCGAGCATGCCATATTCTTTCTTTGGCACTGCAAGCCTCGCACCGATTGTTGCACGACGATTCACTTCTATCGACTCGCTCTCAGATAGGCTCCCACGATGGATTTTCGAACGTTCAGTCGCTTAACCACGCTGGTTTTCATTCTTTGTGAGACGGGCGGGATGCTCTTGGCGCAGGATCGCCAAGATGAAGCGACACCGGCCAACAACGCTGCCCGTCGATTGAACGAAGATGGACTCATTCCGGTAGACGGAGCGATTGCCTCGGTCCAAAAAAGGCTTTCGACTGCTCCGGAAAGCGCTTCGCTGCAGCGATTGTTAGGCCAGTTGTACATGCGGAGGGCTAAAGAACAAGGCGATCACCTCGCGTATCAAAAGGCCGAACAGACCTTCCGAAAAGTGCTCAAGAACTATCCGAAAGATTCGAAGGCAAGCACCTATCTGGCGACCGCGTTGCAAGCTCAGCATCAATTCAAGGAAGCTCTTAAGATCGCCAGCGACGTCGCCAAAGAATCACCGAAGAATACGCTCGCTCAGGCGACAATTGGAGATTGCCAGCTTGAGCTTGGTCGATACGATGCAGCGGAAGAGAGTTTCGCAACGCTTGCGAAGATGACCAACGGTCCCTCAGTTCAAGCGAGACTCGCGAGACTTGCTGAACTCAAAGGCGATACCGAGCAAGCTACGGAACTTCTTACGGAGGCACTCCGAGATGTTCAAGATGCTGGTGGGCTCGGCAGTCTCGAGTCATGGTTTGAATGGCGACTGGGGTCGATTGCGTTTGACACTGGCCGATTGAAGCGGGCGAGTCGGCATTTCCGGAATGCGATCGCCATCGATTCCTCCAATGCTCAGGCAGTTGTCGGTCTTGCGAAAGTCCAGGCTGCTCAAGGGCAGCACGGTGAAGCGATCGCGGCATACTTTGGGGCCATCGAAGACTTCGGTGAACCGCCGATGATGGCAGCACTTGGCGATGTCTATCGTCGACTCGGTGACGAGGAAGAGGCGATGCACTGGTACGAACAAGCCGAGGAAGCGATGGCGGAAGAGGCGGTTCATGCAGCGGCGGCCCATTATCGCGAAGTTGCTATGTTCTACGCCGACAGAGATTTGAAGCCTCAGAGAGCATTGGAATTGGCGAAGAAAGACTTCGCGCTTCGGCAAGATGTTTACGGACATGACATGCTAGCCTGGACACTCTATCGGAACGGCAAGTTTGAGGAGGCTGCGAAATCCATCGAGCAAGCATTGAGACTCGGCACGCGAGATGCAAAGATGTTTTTCCACGCCGGGATGATTTACAATGCATTGGGGCAATCGAAGCGAGCGCAAAAGGCATTCGAAACGGCAATTGAAATCAACCCTCATTTCTCGCTCCTGCATTCAGAAACTGCGAAAGAAGAACTGGCGAAATTGGCACCGCATTAGTTCGTGCTGAGCCCAATGACATTCTTCTCCCGAATCTTTGCAAGTCGTTTCGAGAGCATCCATATTACTCATCAGAATGGCAACAGCCACATCGGCGGCTGTGCGGTGTTAAATGACTGCGTGTCACTCGATCCACGCGGGATGTTGGTCATCGTACCTTGAAGCAACTCGACGGATTCGCGATAGTTCGTGTTTCGAATACCTAGCATGAGCTCAATGATGAAATTCGTGTTGATCATTCCCGACGGGTGTGCCGACGAACCACAAGACGTTTTGGCAGGTCGCACGCCATTGGAGGCAGCCAATATCCCTGCCATGGATCGTGTTGCGACGCTTGGCCGCGTCGGACAAGCCTTAACGGTGCCCGAGTCACTCCCGCCGGGAAGCGATGTCGGAACAATGAGTTTGTTCGGGTACGATCCTCTGCAATGTCACACCGGTCGGGCACCAATCGAGGCTGCGGCACAAGGGATCGAACTGGGGCCGGACGATTGGGCGATTCGCTGCAACTTCGTCACCCTGGATGACGGCAAGATGGAATCGTTTACGGCTCATCAAATTCCCAATGAGGAAGGGCAGGAACTGATCGAATTGCTGCAACGCGAATGCTGCGGTGATTCCAATTGGAAGTTTCATGCAGGTGTGAGCTACCGAAATTTGCTGGTTTATCGGTCCCGCGATGGCCAAGCACCGTTTTCGAAAGACACAACTTCGACGCCGCCACACGACATCACCGACCAACCAATCGCACCACATCTCCCTAATGGTCCCGGCTCGGATGACCTGCGAGCATTGATGGAGCGAAGTCAGGAGTTATTCGCTGATTGTGAGGTGAATCAACGGCGAATTGCACGAGGCGAGCGACCGGTTTCCAGCATTTGGTTGTGGGGACTGGGAATTCGACCGAATCTGAAACCATTCGACGCTCGCTTCGGGAAGAAGGGGGCCGTGATCACAGCGGTTGATCTCTTACGCGGGATGGGGCGATTGGTCGGATGGGACGTGATCGAAGTTCCTGGGGCAACCGGTTACACCGACACCGACTACGCAGCCAAAGGTCAATATGCGATTGATGCGTTATCGAACGTCGATTTGATCACCGTCCATGTTGAAGCAACGGACGAAGCGTCTCACGAAGGTGATGCCACCGCAAAGGTGAATGCTCTGGAAGAAATCGATCGGCACATCGTGGCTCCGCTGCATGCGTTTCTCGAGAGCCAAGGTGACTACCGGATTCTCATCACTCCCGATCACCCGACGTTTCTACGCACGAAAACACACAGCCACGGTCTGGTGCCATTCACCGGCTGCGGAACCGGCATCTCCGCCGATGATTTGACAGCCTATAACGAAGTGATTGCAAGCCGGAGCGATTGGCAAATTCCAGGACATGAGATGATGCCCTGGTTGCTTTCTAAATAGTCCAGATCAAACGAACAAAAGACGCGGCTTACTCGGACTTTTTCTTGTCTTGCATCCGAGCCATTTCGAGGGGCGAAAGTTTCTTGCCAGCTGGAGGAGCCGATGGAGCCGGTTTCTCCGCGGCTTTTCGGGCGGCGTCCTGCTGACGAGCCTGCTCGATGGGGCTGAGTTTTTTGCCTGCGTCGGCGGCTGCCGCTTTCTTGGCGGCATCTTGCTGACGAGCAAGCTCAATCGGACTGAGCTTCTTTTCACTCGCACCTGCAGCGGCGGCTTTTTTGGCGGCATCCTGTTGGCGGGCCATTTCGATGGGACTGAGTTTCTTCCCACTGGCCGGTTTCGCGGCCGTGGCACTGGTTTTGGTGGCAGCCGGTTCCTTGGCTGGAGCTTCTTCTGCTTTGGGTTTGGGCTGCGGCTTTGCGACAATTTTCAGATGTGTCGGGTCGATGTCGTACCAGGAAATATCCTCGGGAGCATCGAACTGCACCAACGCCCGACCGTTCATATTGACGGTTTTCACAATCCCGGTGCGTTTGGCGAACCGTTTCAAGTGTGGCTGATTCGCGTCGACAACCACGTACTTGTCTGTCAATTCGGTCTTCAGTTCTTCGGCACGATCAATGGAGTACGGCATCGGAGTGAAGTCTCGACAATGGCGATGAAAAATTCGAATTGATGATACCGCACAGATTAATCCAGCGGTTCGTGCACCATGTTATCGCAAACCACGGGAAAAGAAAATCGACCTTCGGCCGACGTTGAGAACTCTTGGATTCTCGATCGATCCATTGACAGTCGCGTTCTCCGTATTTCGTTGTCCACGCTGCGTGTTGATCGCACTAACGTTGGTAAATCGGCAGGTAGCGATAGTCGATCGAGAGAGCCAGAATTGCCATGCTCGTGCAATAGCCGCGACCGAGATTGTTTTCTCTGTCACAGAGCCAACTCCCGTTGAACGACTGGTGTTCGAGCAACATGCTGTTAATATGCCGTTGTGTTTGCTTCCAGGCATCGCCTCCGATTTTGAACATGCCCACGCTGCAATAATAGACCCCGTAGAAACAATGTTGATCGTTCCAACGCAACGGGCGGTTCTGCAAATATTGCACGCCGGTGAGTGCTTCGTCGCTGTGATGATCGCCCGCGACTTCCAAACAAAGAATTCCCGTACCCGTGCGGACGGCCGTTGGGTTTTGGCGCGGTTGATATGCAAACCCACCGCGATGATGGCATCGCTTCACGTATTCGATGGCTTGTTCGATGTTGTCGGCGGGCACGTCGCATCCGACATCCTTAGCTGCTCGAAGAGCCAGCAACTGCCACCCCGTGACACTTAAATCGCTATCCCGACTGTGAGGCGTGTATCGCCAACCACCCTCGTTGCCGGGAGACTTGGCAACTCCTTGGGCGTTGAGAATTAGTCGGATTGCGTCTTCCAAGACCTTCTTGGCTTTCCTGCCCCGATCCACATCGACCATGCCAATGATCTCGGCGACCATCAGTGTGCTGATACCATGACTGTACATCGGGCCGTGGCTCGTGTGACGCGGGTTGATCAGCATGCCGTTCGGTTCTTGATGATCAAGGACCCAATCAATGCCCTTGTTGATCGCGTCTCCATACGGTCCTTCACCGGGCAGATGTCCGGCGGCAAGGAATGCCATTACCGCGAGCGAAGTCCCGGCGGTCGATTCACCATAGGCATCGACTCGCCAAGCGCCAGACGGCTGCTGCACGCTGGCCAAATACTTCAATGCCTTGGCAATCGCGGCATCGACTTTCCGCTCTTCCGCAGTCCGTTCGTTCGCCATCAATGACGGAACCGCGGGGCCCCAAATGCTCAAGGTGACAATGATTCCAAGTACCAACCGCATCATGGAGTCTTGTTCTCCTGGGCCTTTTGAATTTCCTCGGAGTACCATTTGATGAGTTTCGCATAGTCTCCGTTGGGTTTTCGTTGGCTGCCTTGAAGGATTTCGGTTCGCAGATTGCCAGGGAGTTGCCCCCATTCTCGACGGGCACGGCGTTTGAGTTCTTGCTCGATGCTGTGAATATCCGTGTCGGCTTGGGTACCGCTTCCGTCGCCACCTTCCAGCGACTGCGATGACTGTCCCGGTTCGGAGGACGCTTGCTGAGAGGACGGCTGGCTTGGCTGCATACTTCGAGCAGCTTGTTGCAACGCCTCGGCCGCTTGTTTCAGACTTTGCGACGACTGACTCGGCGAATTGCCTGATTGCTGTCCTGGTTGATTGGACGGTTTCGAGCTGGATGAACTGGCTTGAGAACTCATTGGGTTTGGTGAACCGTCTGGGTCGGTCTTCGATCCCTCAGAGTCCGCTGATTCGGAATTCTGACCGGGGGCATTTTGTTGCGGCTGTGATTCGGAATTCGACGGTTCACCGGTCTGCTGGCCGTTCTGTGATTGATTTCGCTGGGCCATCTGTTGTTGGGCTTCGGCAAGCTGACGTTTGGCTTCCGCAAGTTGTCGGGCTAATTCTCCAGGGACCGGCGACGAACCAGAATCGGCTGAATCATCTGCGGAACTCGCGGCTTGACCTGCCGCTTGACGAAGTGATTCCGCTGCTTCTCTGGCCGATTGGGCGGCTTGGCTATCGTTCCCCTGACCCAGTGATTGACTCGTCTGCTGCATGGAACCTTGAGCGTCGTCCGCAGCTTGAGCTTGTTGAACCGCTTGAAGCCCTTGCTCCTCCAGATTCAACGGCTGGGAATTCAAATTGCGTGCGGCTTCGGCCAATTGCCGCGAAAGTTCCCGCGTCGCTTGGTTCAGAGATTCCTGGCCAGCCTGGCGGGCAGAGCGTCTCGATGCTGGCGATGACGCAGCTTGCTGAAGCGACTGTTGCTGCTCTCGTTGGGCATTCGCCAGTTGCTCGGCTTGTTGCTGCAATTCGGTGTTGGCCGGTGAGTTCCCGTTCGGCTGGCCCAGTTGCTCCGCAGTTTGATCGGCAGCACTTGCGCTTTGTTCCGCCGCTTGGCTGGCTTGCTGAGGCTGTCCGCTTTCCATCGCACGAGCTGCCTGTTCCGCCCGACGCGCCATTTCCAAAGAATTCTGAGCCGCTTCGGATTCCGCACCCCGTTCGCGAGCGACATCCAAAGCCAATTGAGCTGCCTGCTGTGCTAACTGTCGTTGCTGTTCCGCGAGTTGTTGCCCAACCGATGGTTCCGAAGCTTGCTGTTGGTTCGATTGCGAAGCTGGTTCCGCGTTCTCAGCGGTCGAGTTTGATTCTGGCTCGCTGTTCTGCGGGCCTTCAGAGTTGGTTTGTTCGTTTGTCGTTTCGTTTGATGTCGCTTCGTCTGCATTGTTTGAATTCGGCTGCGAACCGGTTTCCGAATTCTGCGATTGCTGCGGTGGCATGTCTGCGGTGGCCTCCGTATTGTCGGCCGGGTTCTGATTGGCTTCCTGAGAATTTTGCGATTCGCTGGATTCGGATGAGTCCGCGGCGGCGTCCTGATTCATAGGGGAGTCAGCCGGACGGTTCTCGTTGGTTGCTGAATTCGTGTCAGCTTGCTGGTTTTGCGTGGTTTCCTGGGCTTGACGATCCTCAGCTTCTTCGGTGGCACCCTGCTCACGGCGGAGCTGTTCAATCTCTTCCTGCAAATCCCGCATCTCATCAGCGAGTTGTTGCATTTTGTTCGCGGTCTCGGGGTCAATCGGTCCTTGAGGTGTTTTCGAGTTCGGCTGTTGCTTCGCGAGTTCCTGTAACGCTTTCTCCGCCGTTTTCTGGAGCGACTGGGCATCATCCAACTTGTCATTGTCGAGTGCCTCACTCGCCTGTTGCATCGCGTCTTGTGCCGTTCGTTTGGGAGACGCTTGCGGGTCGCCGGCGGCATTTTCCTGGGGAGAGTTCGGCAACTCGCCCACTTGCTTGGCAAGTTGCTCCTGCGCGGACTTCAATTCTTCACGGTCCTCGGCAGTTGCAGCTTCATTTTTCGATAAGTTCTCGGTCTGTTGCCGAAGTTCCTGCTGCTTTTGGGCCAACCCCGCGGCAGTTTGCGGTTGCGAAGAGTTGCGTTCGTTTTCGGTGGCGTCCTCACCCGGAGCATCGAGTAACCGCTCGATCTGTTCCGCGAGTTGCTGATTCTTCTGTTCGGCCTCAGCAAGATCACCCCGCTCCAATGCCTCCGCCGCTTCACGAGCGGGTTGTGGATTGATCGACTGATTTTCGTTGGCGTCGGATTTGGCTTCCTGCTTCGCTAGTTCTTCGACTGCTTTCGCCAGTTCCGCTTGACGTTTCGCCAATTCCTCGGCGGCTTCCGCAGCTTTTTGGGCGTCTTCTTCCAATGTCTCGGCCAATTGATCTTCGGCCTTGGCCAAGCGTTCGGCTTCCTTGATCAACTGCTGGAGCTGTTCCAGTTCGTCTCGGCGAGCAGCATCGAGCAGTTCCGGTCGGCGGTCCAATAAGTCATCCAAACGGTTCTCCAACTCCGCTTGATCCGCCGCGAGTTCCTCTTGCCGATCGGCTAGTTCGTCCTGCAGTTGTTGCTGCTTCGCGGTGTCCTCTTCTTGGTCCGCAGCAGCTTGGTCGTCGGCGAGCTTCTCCGACTGATCCGCAAGTTTCTCAGCCTCCCGGGCCAATTCCGGAATCTCTTGGAGGTCTCGTTCCAATGCCGATGCCAACTCGAATTCACGGGCCGCAGCATCCAATTGTTGCTCGGCGTTCGCCAACTGTTGTTGGTTTCGATCAAGCGTGGCGACTTTTTCGTCGATTTCCTGACCCGGTGCTTCCGTCAATTCGGCTGCCGCTGGTTCCAAATTCTCACGGGCGGTCTTTTGAAACTCGTCGGCAACTTGCTCGAACAACGGATGGTCAGCGAGTTCTTCGCCGAGTTGTTCGAGCCGATCTGCTAATGCCGCTTCCCGTTCGGCTGTCGGTCCAATTTCACTGTCGGATTCAAATTCGCGGTCTTCCTTCCGATTACTCACGGCCTCATCGTGGAGGGATTCGACTTCCTGACGAGTGTCTGCCAAGTCTTTGCGAATGTCGTCGAAGGTTTTCCGCCAGTTTTGTTGGCGATGGGCAACTTTCGCGGCATCCACGCTGGGGGCGTCCGTGCGAAGCGTCAATCGACGGGACCGAGACCACGTTTCCTGCGGACCGGGAATCTTCCGGCCATCCGCCGCCCGCAAACTGTATGTGAGAACCTCACCGGGCTCTAGATTTAGTGTGGACAAATCGATTCGGAACGCGTGTTCGACCTGATCTTCAGACAGCGTCTCCGCCGGAACCG
This window encodes:
- a CDS encoding cofactor-independent phosphoglycerate mutase, whose amino-acid sequence is MKFVLIIPDGCADEPQDVLAGRTPLEAANIPAMDRVATLGRVGQALTVPESLPPGSDVGTMSLFGYDPLQCHTGRAPIEAAAQGIELGPDDWAIRCNFVTLDDGKMESFTAHQIPNEEGQELIELLQRECCGDSNWKFHAGVSYRNLLVYRSRDGQAPFSKDTTSTPPHDITDQPIAPHLPNGPGSDDLRALMERSQELFADCEVNQRRIARGERPVSSIWLWGLGIRPNLKPFDARFGKKGAVITAVDLLRGMGRLVGWDVIEVPGATGYTDTDYAAKGQYAIDALSNVDLITVHVEATDEASHEGDATAKVNALEEIDRHIVAPLHAFLESQGDYRILITPDHPTFLRTKTHSHGLVPFTGCGTGISADDLTAYNEVIASRSDWQIPGHEMMPWLLSK
- a CDS encoding tetratricopeptide repeat protein; this translates as MDFRTFSRLTTLVFILCETGGMLLAQDRQDEATPANNAARRLNEDGLIPVDGAIASVQKRLSTAPESASLQRLLGQLYMRRAKEQGDHLAYQKAEQTFRKVLKNYPKDSKASTYLATALQAQHQFKEALKIASDVAKESPKNTLAQATIGDCQLELGRYDAAEESFATLAKMTNGPSVQARLARLAELKGDTEQATELLTEALRDVQDAGGLGSLESWFEWRLGSIAFDTGRLKRASRHFRNAIAIDSSNAQAVVGLAKVQAAQGQHGEAIAAYFGAIEDFGEPPMMAALGDVYRRLGDEEEAMHWYEQAEEAMAEEAVHAAAAHYREVAMFYADRDLKPQRALELAKKDFALRQDVYGHDMLAWTLYRNGKFEEAAKSIEQALRLGTRDAKMFFHAGMIYNALGQSKRAQKAFETAIEINPHFSLLHSETAKEELAKLAPH
- a CDS encoding DUF4331 family protein, with translation MRIWKFAATLCTCLTPLIGLQAADHLDSPSVAVDGRMDLNDLYAFQSPENPDNTVIIATVNPRAGVLANSPGSFNSRGIYTIHIDNNGDAVSNVSFSFYFSRARGNRPQRVIVLRENNRVAASGSTGRTINVRGGGKLIADLYEDPFFFDSDVLGSGADQVDNFAGFNVTAIVLEIPSSTFGGQNVGIWATTRDRGGQFDRVGRPAINTVLIPGPRKDEFNQSDPADDLADFGADVEASITGLSNATNAMNLTPILLPDILTFDTSSAGGFLNGRRLEDDVIDAELNLLTAGGLTGDGIDENDAQFLDTFPYLAAPN
- a CDS encoding prenyltransferase/squalene oxidase repeat-containing protein, yielding MMRLVLGIIVTLSIWGPAVPSLMANERTAEERKVDAAIAKALKYLASVQQPSGAWRVDAYGESTAGTSLAVMAFLAAGHLPGEGPYGDAINKGIDWVLDHQEPNGMLINPRHTSHGPMYSHGISTLMVAEIIGMVDVDRGRKAKKVLEDAIRLILNAQGVAKSPGNEGGWRYTPHSRDSDLSVTGWQLLALRAAKDVGCDVPADNIEQAIEYVKRCHHRGGFAYQPRQNPTAVRTGTGILCLEVAGDHHSDEALTGVQYLQNRPLRWNDQHCFYGVYYCSVGMFKIGGDAWKQTQRHINSMLLEHQSFNGSWLCDRENNLGRGYCTSMAILALSIDYRYLPIYQR